GGACCTCTCAAGGTGGAAACCACCCACAAGGAGATTCAAAGGCCTGTGAAAGATATCATAGGCCTTACTGACAATGTTGAGTATGCCGCTGTGGGAGCAACCCGTTATGAGGTTAAGATGACCATCTTCTTCAATGGCAATGGCCAGTTCATCGGAAAACCTGTCAGGAACGGGTTCGCCATTTAAACATTCAAAGAGAGTCATGTTACCAGCTGGTTTCTCGAAAAGATCTCCAAAGTCCCGGATCACCGTGAAGCCCGGAAAACTCTTAGTTTTACCCAGAAATTTTATTCTAGCATCGTGGATTTCCTCGAGGCCTATGAACCTCCAGTCACCATTAATGGCATAGCGTGGTGTAAATGCCCCCTCCCCCATGAGGACATCTGCCGAGTCATTGATTTCGAGGAAATGTCTTAGTCCTCCTCCATGGTCATAGTGGCCGTGTGAGATAACCGCCACATCCACCTCCCTGAGGTCAACGCCCAGTCTTCTGGCATTCTCTGCAAAGAGTCTGCTCTGCCCCATATCAAATAGTATCCTGATGTCAGACTCGATGTACAGTGATAGGCCATGTTCACCCATCAGCGGCGCTTTTGAGGTATCCTCAACAAGGCAGATAATTTTCAGAAACATCACCATCCAGGAGGTCAAGTATTTCGTCTATCCTTCGCTGCACATCAGCTATGGGGTCCTCTGTGTTTATTATGTACCAGCCACTGGCAAGTCTGAGTGCCTTCTCCCTAGTTTTTGTGAGGTCCTCCAGGTTCTCGAACATCTCATGTTCATCCCTCTCCCTTAACCTTCTCAGGGACTCCTCGGGGGACACGTCGAGGAAGAACATGTACTCCGTGGTGGGGAGGACCCTTGAGAGCAGGCGGTACAGTATTGATGCCAGGGGCCCCGGGAGGTAGGCCACTCCCATGAGGTACCTTGAGAATATCAGGGTGTCGGGGCCAGGATTGGAGCGCCAGTGGTACTTCCAGAGGGACCTTATGACGTCCAGGGCATAGAACACCGCGGCCTTTATATGGTTAACCTTTCCACCCATGAGTAGGGCCCTCTTGGCTCTTCTACCGTAGGGATTATCCTCCTCAGGATGGGACCTGAATATTACGCGCTCACCACGCTCAAGGTACCTCCTTCTTATTAGTTCGGCGTGGGTGTCCTTACCTGCCCCGTCAAGGCCATCAATGACTATGAACCTCAAACAGCCATTCCCCCGAGGATTATGTAGGCTGCAACTGCCCCGAAGCATGCCGTGAGGTTGTCAAGGCCCCTGGGGGTGAGGGCCTCCAGTACCGTTGATACCAGGGCAACCCCCACTATGACCAGCGGGGCTATGTTCTGTGAGTAATAGAGGAGGACGACGGGCAGCGTCACAATGAGTGTCAGGAACATCCCCAGGGAGCCCTCCAGGCTCTTCCTATCCCCCAGTACACTGAAGGTTGTCCTGCCAAACCTCTCACCTATCAGGCTTGCAAGGCCGTCACCATAGGACATGGCGGCTATCCCTATACCCGTGACCCAGGGGGTGTTAAAGAATAGGTAGGCAAGCACGGTCCAGGATATGGAGTAGTAGACGAGGCCAAGGCCGTGACCATAGGAGGAGGCCCGGTGTTTTATCTTCAATGGGGAATAGGGGCTTATGAGGAATGTTAGGAGTATGAATGGCGCCGCCGCCAGGAATGTTATAACCAGCCGGCTATCAAAGAGGGGTAATATAAATAGGATGTTACCAACCATTATATGTACAAATTTCCGGCTGAGGTTTGGTCTATCACCAAGGAGCCTCTCAGATACAATCAGTAAAACCGCAACATACAGATATACCATCAGGAGTCCAAGAATGTCACTGCCGCTCATAGGAATTATGGAGTAGTTCAAGGTATAAGTGGCTTTTGATTTATCATGATTGATACATGTAAAAGCTGGGAGTAGTTTAAGTATAGTGGCCTTTTATGATAGAACTGATGGAGGTTTTTCTGCATGAACCCTTACATTGAAATACTGAGACCCGTAAACGCTGTCATGGCTGTAATAACTGTTATACTCATGGCCCTCATTGCCGGCAGGTTTGATGTTGATGTTCTCCTCGCATGCATAGTTGTTTTCACCGCCACAGGCGCAGGTAATGTGATAAATGACTACTTTGACCATGAAATTGACAGAGTTAACAGGCCATCACGCCCCATACCCTCAGGGAGGATCACAAGAAGGGCTGCTGGTATCTATTCTATCTTACTTTTTGTTTTGGCCTCAGCACTGGGATTCTACCTGGGCCCTCTACCGGGTCTTGTGGTGGCTTCAAGTTCCCTGCTCATGGTATACTATGCCTGGAGCCTCAAGAAGAGGTGCCTTGTTGGCAACATAACCATATCCTTCCTCACAGGGCTGAGCTTCGTCTTTGGGGGCATAGTTGTCGGTGAGATCTCTGCGTCCGTCTACCTTGGAATCTACGCCTTCCTCATGACCATGGCCAGGGAGATAGTCAAGGACATGGAGGACGTTGAGGGGGACCTGGTTGAGGGTGCAACCACACTCCCCATAACACATGGTAGGGGGGTTTCAGGGATCCTTGCGGCTGCCTTCATGTTATCAGCAAGCCTCACAAGTCCCAGCCTTTACATTATAGGGATATTCTCAATCCTCTATATCCCGGTCCTTGCAGTTGCAGTGATTTTCTTCCTGCGGGCGGCCTTCATGATACTCAAAGGCCAGGATAGGGAAACCGCATCACGTGTCTCAGGGCTCATAAAGGTGGGGATGGCGGTGACGTTTCTGGCATTCGCTGCCGGAAGCGGCACCGTAACAGGGATGGCCGGCATGGTACCTTAGATGTCACAAAAAAGATGATAATGGGTGAAATTATTCACAAAAAACCTTTAGTGTATGTGAATAGTAGGAAATGATAGGGTAGGTGAAGGAGTAGATGTTCATCCCCCCAACCTTCATTTAACTCCTTCAACACCCTAAACTTTTTCTACCTTTAACCCCCCTAACCTGTTCCAGGTGGACAGCCGCCTGGAACCACTCATTCTATGAAATCTCTAAGGAAACTTAAAACTGCGATTATGACATGGAACCACTCATTCTTGAGGCCTACTCACCGCTTTTTATGCCCACAATGTCAACCACATCGACCAGCTTCCATACATAGGAACGGTCCATCTCCACAAGGCATGTCAGGGGATCCTCAGGCGAATGACCAAGGGCCTTCAGGATGTTCCTTGATAGGCCGTGCTTCTCTATGAGGTCGGCGAACATCCCCTTAACCCTCTTCCTGGTTGATGGGTCCTTCTCCTCGACTATCTGCCCCTGCAGTGTAACGAAGCGGTAATCTGATAGGTCCTCCTCATAGTGTTCTATCTCCACTGCGACATAGGGGTTTTTCTTGAGGAGTTCTATCTTTCTGCCGTATCTTGTTGATAGGAAGTAGATGTGCTCCCCATCGAATATATAGAGGAAGGGGGCTATGTATGGATAGTCACCGTTGAAGGCTATCCTGCTCATGAAGTTCTCCCTTATGAACTCATCATACTCCTCCCTGCTCATGAGGGGGATCTTAACTATACCCATCACTCACACCTCCACCACGGGGAAACCTGCCCTCAGCCAGGCCCCGATACCCCCAAGTACAGTTGTGGCACTGAAACCATGCATCTCAAGTATACTGGCGGCTATCGTTGACTTGTAACCTGAATCACAGTATATAACCACGTCCTTCTCGGGTATCATGTCAATGTTATCAGGGAGATCCCCCACCCAGATGTGCTCTGAACCCTCAATGTGGAACCTCTCCCTGTCTGTGATCTTACGCACATCAAGCAGGAAGAAGTCGCCCTCCAGTTCTCTGAGTTCATGGACGCTCATGGCCCTTATGGCATTGAACTCGAGTCCAGCCATGTACCATGAGGGGAATCCACCTGCAAGGTACCCTGCCATGTTATCATAGCCGAGCCTTATGAGGGACCTCCTGACAGATTCAACGCCACGCCCATCATCCACCACAAGTACAGGGTCATCGTAGTTGAGGAAGTACCCTGCAAAGGCCGCGAAGCCGTCCTGCCAGATGTTCAGACTGCAGGGTATGTGGCCAGACGAGAAGCTTGTGGGGTTCCGGACATCAACCACCTGGGCGCCTTCATCCATGAGTTCCCTGAAGTCAGGAACAGGGAGGGCTTCAAGGTTGGGGTTCTCCACAGGAGCACCCCTCAGGTTGTTCTCCTCCATTCTCCTGAAGTATGGTGGTGTGTAGAGCCTCTCGGAGATCTTGTGCTCAATGAACTCATCCCTTCCCATCTGGAGGTATGGGTTTGTGAGCCTCTCATACCCCACAGTTGTCGTGTCCATGTCCCTTATGTCAGCCCCGCAGACCGAACCCGCCCCATGGGCCGGGCAGACCACAACATGGTCCCCCAGTGGCATTATCTTCTCATGTATGCTCTCATAGAGTAACCCCGCGGTTTCAGGGATTTTTTCAGGCCCAAAGAAATCAACACGCCCTGTTTCACCGGCAAAGAGTACATCACCCACAAATACCATAAGGTAGTCATCTGAAACGCTCCTGTCCCTCACAGCCACCGATATGCTCTCATAGGTGTGGCCGGGTGTCTCCAGGACCTCCAGTTCAAGGTTTCCCAGCCTGAAGGTGTCACCCTCCACAACAGAGGTACCATACCTGAAATCCAGGTTCGCACCGTGGAGTATCTCAGCATCCACATAACGAGCCAGTTCCACAGATCCGATGGTGTAGTCCTCGTTCCTGTGGGTCTCAAATATGTACCTGATATTCACGCTGTTTTTCTCTGCAAGTTCAAGGTACACATCCACATCCCTTCTTGGATCCACAACAGCGGCCTCACCACCGGATGCAATAAAATAGGAATTATGGGATAGCCCCTCTGATTTTATTATCTCAAATATCATGCACCTCACCGGATAATAATATGTAAAACTGCTTATTTATCATTTTCCAGAAAAAGAGGATAGCTCATTGAAGTGCTCTTTGGAGCTTTAAATGGATTTTATGGGGCCAGTTTTTCATTCAAGGACGGAAGGAGTTTATGGTACACAGATCACCCCTTCCATGAAAGGTAAGCCCATGATAGGAGCACTGTGATGACCATAAGGGATGCGGTAAGACCCAGTAACTCAGCAGCAGTGAAGGTTCTTCCAGTGTAATTAATGGAGAAGGAGAGGAAACAGATGAAAAAAGGCTTAAATACCACCCGTATGCCGCCCCCATCACAGCATCCCCATCTTTAATTGACCTCTGGGGCATGAAGCCACCTGCCACAGGAAGTCCACCGACAAGGAACAGTATCGCGGAGACATCATGGTCCCGGCAACCACACTGATGGCAGCCAGGAGGATCCGACAAAAAACTTGATACAGATGCAATTAAAATTGTGCAACTACACTGATGGCAGCCAGGAGGATCCGACAAAAAACTTGATACAGATGCAATTAAAATTGTGCAACTACACTGATGACGGCCAGGAGGATCACTGCGAGGCCAGATTTCATGGTTGCAGTGTAAACATCAACGTCCATCTTCAAAACCACTTCCCT
This sequence is a window from Methanothermobacter sp.. Protein-coding genes within it:
- a CDS encoding MBL fold metallo-hydrolase, with translation MFLKIICLVEDTSKAPLMGEHGLSLYIESDIRILFDMGQSRLFAENARRLGVDLREVDVAVISHGHYDHGGGLRHFLEINDSADVLMGEGAFTPRYAINGDWRFIGLEEIHDARIKFLGKTKSFPGFTVIRDFGDLFEKPAGNMTLFECLNGEPVPDRFSDELAIAIEEDGHLNLITGCSHSGILNIVSKAYDIFHRPLNLLVGGFHLERSPREVVSRLGEFVKGPVYTGHCTSEEARLSLAESLVNVNPLHTGTEIIT
- a CDS encoding AAA family ATPase yields the protein MRFIVIDGLDGAGKDTHAELIRRRYLERGERVIFRSHPEEDNPYGRRAKRALLMGGKVNHIKAAVFYALDVIRSLWKYHWRSNPGPDTLIFSRYLMGVAYLPGPLASILYRLLSRVLPTTEYMFFLDVSPEESLRRLRERDEHEMFENLEDLTKTREKALRLASGWYIINTEDPIADVQRRIDEILDLLDGDVSENYLPC
- a CDS encoding SEC59/DGK1/VTE5 family protein, with protein sequence MSGSDILGLLMVYLYVAVLLIVSERLLGDRPNLSRKFVHIMVGNILFILPLFDSRLVITFLAAAPFILLTFLISPYSPLKIKHRASSYGHGLGLVYYSISWTVLAYLFFNTPWVTGIGIAAMSYGDGLASLIGERFGRTTFSVLGDRKSLEGSLGMFLTLIVTLPVVLLYYSQNIAPLVIVGVALVSTVLEALTPRGLDNLTACFGAVAAYIILGGMAV
- a CDS encoding UbiA family prenyltransferase produces the protein MNPYIEILRPVNAVMAVITVILMALIAGRFDVDVLLACIVVFTATGAGNVINDYFDHEIDRVNRPSRPIPSGRITRRAAGIYSILLFVLASALGFYLGPLPGLVVASSSLLMVYYAWSLKKRCLVGNITISFLTGLSFVFGGIVVGEISASVYLGIYAFLMTMAREIVKDMEDVEGDLVEGATTLPITHGRGVSGILAAAFMLSASLTSPSLYIIGIFSILYIPVLAVAVIFFLRAAFMILKGQDRETASRVSGLIKVGMAVTFLAFAAGSGTVTGMAGMVP
- a CDS encoding pyridoxamine 5'-phosphate oxidase family protein, which produces MGIVKIPLMSREEYDEFIRENFMSRIAFNGDYPYIAPFLYIFDGEHIYFLSTRYGRKIELLKKNPYVAVEIEHYEEDLSDYRFVTLQGQIVEEKDPSTRKRVKGMFADLIEKHGLSRNILKALGHSPEDPLTCLVEMDRSYVWKLVDVVDIVGIKSGE
- a CDS encoding rhodanese-like domain-containing protein, coding for MIFEIIKSEGLSHNSYFIASGGEAAVVDPRRDVDVYLELAEKNSVNIRYIFETHRNEDYTIGSVELARYVDAEILHGANLDFRYGTSVVEGDTFRLGNLELEVLETPGHTYESISVAVRDRSVSDDYLMVFVGDVLFAGETGRVDFFGPEKIPETAGLLYESIHEKIMPLGDHVVVCPAHGAGSVCGADIRDMDTTTVGYERLTNPYLQMGRDEFIEHKISERLYTPPYFRRMEENNLRGAPVENPNLEALPVPDFRELMDEGAQVVDVRNPTSFSSGHIPCSLNIWQDGFAAFAGYFLNYDDPVLVVDDGRGVESVRRSLIRLGYDNMAGYLAGGFPSWYMAGLEFNAIRAMSVHELRELEGDFFLLDVRKITDRERFHIEGSEHIWVGDLPDNIDMIPEKDVVIYCDSGYKSTIAASILEMHGFSATTVLGGIGAWLRAGFPVVEV